ggccacgtagtcccgtccattgaaatgaatggccacgtagtcccgtccattgaaatgaatggccacgtagtcccgtccattgaaatgaatggccacgtagtacacatgggatatatatatggccacgtagtcccgtccattgaaatgaatggccacgtagtcccgtccattgaaatgaatggccacgtagtcccgtccattgaaatggatggccacgtagtacacatgggatatatatatggccacgtagtcccgtccattgaaatgaatggccacgtagtcccgtccattgaaatgaatggccacgtagtcccgtccattgaaatgaatggccacgtagtcccgtccattgaaatggatggccacgtagtacacatgggatatatatatggccacgtagtcccgtccattgaaatgaatggccacgtagtcccgtccattgaaatgaatggccacgtagtcccgtccattgaaatgaatggccacgtagtcccgtccattgaaatggatggccacgtagtacacatgggatatatatatggccacgtagtcccgtccattgaaatgaatggccacgtagtcccgtccattgaaatgaatggccacgtagtcccgtccattgaaatggatggccacgtagtacacatgggatatatatatggccacgtagtcccgtccattgaaatgaatggccacgtagtcccgtccattgaaatgaatggccacgtagtcccgtccattgaaatgaatggccacgtagtcccgtccattgaaatggatggccacgtagtacacatgggatatatatatggccacgtagtcccgtccattgaaatgaatggccacgtagtcccgtccattgaaatgaatggccacgtagtcccgtccattgaaatggatggccacgtagtacacatgggatatatatatggccacgtagtcccgtccattgaaatgaatggccacgtagtcccgtccattgaaatgaatggccacgtagtcccgtccattgaaatggatggccacgtagtacacatgggatatatatatggccacgtagtcccgtccattgaaatgaatggccacgtagtcccgtccattgaaatgaatggccacgtagtcccgtccattgaaatggatggccacgtagtacacatgggatatatatatggccacgtagtcccgtccattgaaatgaatggccacgtagtcccgtccattgaaatggatggccacgtagtacacatgggatatatatatggccacgtagtcccgtccattgaaatgaatggccacgtagtcccgtccattgaaatgaatggccacgtagtcccgtccattgaaatggatggccacgtagtacacatgggatatatatatggccacgtagtcccgtccattgaaatgaatggccacgtagtcccgtccattgaaatgaatggccacgtagtcccgtccattgaaatgaatggccacgtagtacacatgggatatatatatggccacgtagtcccgtccattgaaatgaatggccacgtagtcccgtccattgaaatgaatggccacgtagtcccgtccattgaaatgaatggccacataGTACACatgagatatatatatggccacgtaacCCCCTTCAGTcgaatgaatggccacgtagcacATATTCAAGTAGGCAAGGCATgtgtatataatacaatatcCAGTTCAGTTCTCCTCCAGTGTAGTCTGACACGAGGAGGTAACAGGGTCCCATCGTCCAATGATCATCAATGTACTGTGGTCAGtaccattcatttattcattggcAGTCATGTACTATGTAATCGAACATTTAAGATATTGTCGTATTCATTCCATGGTATTATCGTATCCATTTCATATTGTcatgataatataataaaagtgtCATTGTCTAGGTCGACATGTGTAATGGAAATTTGATTACATCACACGTACCACTAATCCCTTATGTGTAATTATAGGATTATGGTGACAGTATATAAACACAATGTCCATCCCGGTTAAATGATCCACAGATACCGATGACAGTAGacgtgtaaagatgaacaccgccCCAAATAATACCCTGAGGGACAACCTGTTCATGAGGCGCGTCGCCGACCAACAACAGACACTGGATCAGTACGGCCATCAAAGTGTCCGATATGATCGGCAATTCAAGCCGTCGTCTTCATACACAAAACATCGTACAACCGCGGCAAGGGGCTCGCGTGTATTGGAATTCGGAAGACTCAATAGACCCAGGTCCAGGCCGAGGCCTGATCCGGGGCCCAATTCGCCTCGACAGAGTCAAGCAAACAGGCTCGGTGTCCAGAGTAATGAGCGACCTAGATATAATCCGTATGATAACACGGTATGTAGTACTACATCCAAACATATGAGTATGATACTATAATATGTTATTGTTTAGGACCTTACCATTGTTTATTTCGTACACAGCGGCcccatgacaaacatggacgtCAACGGAGTCAGACAACGGCAGACGACTGGGGTAGAAGTGGACCCGCCGAAACCAGGGGACAATACACGAGTGTGCCGAGATCTGGATCATTGCGCAAAGATGAACTGAATCGTAACGGTGGCTATAGGCAACACAAAGGTCCACCGATGTACGGCCATCCCAACCCTATGAATAATGCCTACAAGATACCTAAAGCCAATCATGGTGACAGAGAACAGCGGACAACACATGACGCACATGTATTCCACTGTACCGGTAATCAGACTAATCAGTCAGACCCTTGCATGACCAGGGGCCCGCCTATTGGCGGGGGCACTAGCAGGAAACGTGAATGGAAGGAGCCAATGGCATCAACATCCACAGTGTTATCCTCGGAATCTGAGGAAGAAGGTGAGGACACGTCAGATAAGAGAGGTACTATTCCTGTGACTTCTACGGGCGCATGTGTTACTACAAGGGAGGCGGGGTCCGGGTCAGACTCTGAATCAAGtgaatcatcatcgtcatcatcatcatcatcatccagttcatcctcagagtcCTCAGATTCAGaggatgaaagtgaaaaggcCCCCGCGCTGACGGCTCCCGCGTCGACGGCCCCTGCAAAGAAGGCCCCCGCGCCGACGGCTCCCGCACCGAAGGCTCCCGCGCCAAAGGCTCCCGGGCCGAAGGCACCCGCGCCAAAGGCTCCCGCGCCAAAGGCTCCCGCGCCAAAAGCTCCCGCGCCAAAAGCTCCCGGGCCGAGGGCACCCGGGTCGAAGGCACCCGGGTCGAAGGCTCCTGCAAAGAAGGCCACTGCAAAAAGAGCAAATGTACCAAAGGTCCCCCCCCAAAAGGGCGCTGTaccaaaaaaggttgttgtACCAAAGAGGCCTCGTCTCACGAGGGATGCACTCGGGGCCACTACGGCTGGTACATCCAGTGGctgtaaaaaggcaaataatGCAGGAGCTAGCAACGATACACTCGGCGCCACTACGTCTGTTACATCCAGTAGCTGTAAAAATACACACGATGAAGGAGCTAGCAGAGAGTCACCGGAGCATATGATCGCGTTGGAGAAGAAAGTGGCAGTAGTTACATTGCGTAGGATGACACTACCGTCTGTCGCGCCGGCGTGTTCACCGTATAAAGACGACTGGACATCAATAGCTGCACCGGTTGCTGATGTTAGTGTACCACCTGATACCACAAACGCCCCGGCTACTGTAACCACTTTTCTCCGTGCGCCGCTAGATAGTGAAGTGTATGTCCCCAGCATAGACCTCACTTCAGATGGCGAAGATGATGATACCGCGGAAGGGGACACGGACCGATTAAATACGGCTATACCCCCGGCCCCGGAGAAAGACCCTGTACCCCTGGATACCATCGGCCAAGGCATCGGTGGTGGGTGGCAGATCGACGGGACGTGCGTAATTGGAGACGACCAAGATAGGACGAACAGTGCTATAGAATCCATCCTGGGGACTGAAGACCCAGATGCCATATCAGCTGTAAGGTCCGTATACCAAAACAATGATACCTACCTCGACGTAGATTCATTTGTGCGGGACCCTCTTGAGCAGCATTGCGATGAAGTTGAACAGACCGTTTGCGAATCACCATTGATGCGCAGTAGCACCCAGCATAATAGCAGAGTAATCAATCCTCCCTTGGAAAAAAGGAGGGGATACTACACGGGGAAGAACCGAGAAACTATACCCATGGGGACAGGTCAATTCTAGATCCTCCCTTAAGGAATACGAGGGCTTCACAAGGACGCTCATTTGTACAAACACCGACCATTGTTGACACAATTCATgaagattccccccccccctgcattagAGGAACCCTTCACCAGTGGAACAGGCTTCTTATGGCGACAAAGCCGCTGGGCTTGTTGCCGTGACAACGGGATTCTGGCAGCGCCGAGCTCTGCAGGCAGATGCTTCTGCcacgtcaaaataaaagtactctTCTTCAAACAGGTTTCTGTGATCTTTAAACGTGAGCCGATTCTACATGTTTACGTTTTATTATCCGTTGTCTTAAAAATAACTCTTCTCCTAACCTGCTGATTAGCCTGCTGAGACCAGCCACAAAGGAGAATCAGCAATAATAACTTTGTGGTGTAACCGCTGCAGCCGGACCAATTACAACAAACCGTTATTCTCATAATCAATCAACCGATTCAGTGTTTTTCGTTGAGCGGATTTCTCAAAGCTGAAGTCTTCAGGTCATTCAGTTTactttcaaaaaagaaaaaaagtttaattattattaattatttaattaaagggTTTAAGCTTCATTCACCGGTGATGTTTTCTCTGGTTTCACAGCTTGtcacgtgtgtgtttattgaacTATCATAAACTAACTATTCCCTGCAGCCAGACGGATCTTCGGTTAACGTATGGGGGGGAAAACGTTTCTCTCCTGATCAGCTGAGGACCAGAACTCACCCTGTCCGTCCTCTTTGAACACCAGCTCCCTCTTCTCAGACTCATTCTCGTTCTTTCCACGTCGACGattctttcctccctttcctacGGACACAGAGGAACACGTCGGTTCATTTCAGTTCCTTCGGAGCGAATCGGTTAGATACACTCCAGTGTTTACTACAGTAAATGCTTATCAACATtcaattaaaatattataaagGAGATTTACTTGAGTagtgtaaatgtttttaattggaCAACTTTAGTTACATCATAAATGATGATTTATGCATTCAAAATATAATAAACGCTTGAAACATTTCTTGTTGTAAATGTCATTATTCACCAGTTTATAGTACCAGTATAAGTGTAGAACTGAAACACCaatcaattaattaatgtgCAGAAATTGACACATACTGCAACAGTAAAATCTTGATTTATGTCGATACGAGAGTACAaactataaaatatataatagaaAAATAGTCTGtattaatatacattttaactAAAATGCTGTCCAAGTGCAAGCAGAATCAGAAAAATACTCCACTAGTGCATATGACTTCCTTTCAACATCTGATAAGCATTATATGACCTTTTTTCCAATGTAGTGTTAGTCAAAAGTGGTGTTAATCAAGTCTTTGCTTAAGCAAAATATTTGGTATACTTGGCAACTGAgatgaacaaataaatgcataaataaaaatgcaattatttgTTGAGTTTGCCTCAAAAATTCATTATTCACTAAAAACATATCCGAAATATATTCCAGAACAATTTTCAAACTAAAGTGACGCATTGAGATCTTATTATAGTAAACTACACATTAATTATTGTTGTTTCACATGAGTGTGAGTCAGAAGTAACGTTTTGATGGTTAATATTGACATGCCTTTAAAATGCAGTTATTGGAGTTGTACTCCAGTATGTGTAAGGTGTGTATCTTTTGTAAACGAATGTGAAGatgaatatagatatattattaATGTTAACGGTGATGACGAGAAGACAAGCTAACGTCTGCAAGTCAACTGCTAGTTTCCTAATCAGAGACACATCCCAGAGCCTTAAATGAGTTTAGTATCCAGGTACAGTTACCTTAAGTCATCAGGTATCCATTGAAGATGAATCGACTCCACCGGGGAGGGGTTATACAggaactaacgttagctagttagctgcaTCAGCTAGTAATAGCATTAATCTGCTATGTACGCTAGCTGTTAGCTGGCTAACCAATACAGTTACGTGTAACATGGGCGCCGTCATGAACATATGTACAATGTTGGGCCACATGTACTGCGTCACCAATCCGCTTGCCTACATCTATACAGCAAGAGCGCGTATCCGGAATTCATCTACTGGATCCATTTCACGCACCCCTCCGCTATTAGTATGCGGAACACCCAACCCATGTAGACCTGTCTACGCCACTGACAATGTAGATGCGATGTGTTAACCGGCTGGGTACGTTCGTTGACATGGAATGTGACGCCTACACTGATGTAAATCTGTACAAAGTCAATTTGTTGACATGGAATGTGACGCCTACACTGATGTAAATCTGTACAAAGTCAATTTGTTGACATGGAATGTGACGCCTACACTGATGTAAATCTGTACAAAGTCAATTTGTAAATACGCTCGTTGACATGGAAGAGTCAATTTGTAAATACGGGTAAATAAATGCTAGTGTTCAACCATTGTATATCTGTACAgctaaattgcatttttatacGACCGGTTGCTCTAACCGTATATGAACTACGCACAGGGTCCTGGGTTATACCAGTCGTCTGTACGATATAGGCAGCAATACGATTACACTATAATGCAGTAAGTCCCTCGCCAGCGATGAGAGGCCATAATGCACCCAGGGTACCATCATCTGGACAGCCATGGGATAACAAAACCGATATTAACATATTGCACCCAGGGTACCATCATCTGGACAGCCATGAGATAACAAAACCGATATTAATATGTATCCAGTCAGTGATCAGTCTATGAGGAGATACGCATATGAATACAACATACTTGATGTAAGGTGTATTTACACTAGTTGGATCGGTAATAAATAGTGCATGACATTATTTACATGTGCTATGGAGTCGGTGCCAATGCTAACGCTACGAATTAGTGTAACTAAAATACCTAATGCTATATTTCGCTATATATGGTGTAGGCGCGCTTCAGCGGCTCTAGCGATCCCTGTAGAACACAAAGTACACTGTACGGGAGACACCGATCAGGCACATGTATATGATATTCGTATACATGCGATGGACACTGTCCCTGACAGTGTCCTCGTAGTGATGTATGGAGCGTGCGAATCCACATCACAGACAGGTATCATCACTAGTGACGTTTACACGCGGGGTACATATAGGAAATGTGTCTACCGGCTGACAAATGTGACAGACACTCTTGCAAAAGCGCCATTCGGTTGGGTTGAAGTCTTGGATAGTTCTATCCAATATGCACCATTCGTTCACGGAGATGATGTACCCCATCGTGTCAGGACAGTGTTAACCACCATCGGAGGTGCTTATCGTAGATACATGTTAACCCAGGGCGTGTCATATTCCGAGGACATGGTGAAAATGCTCACCAGGCAAACGCTGGCAATTCTCGCTGCACCACTTTCTATGCGTGTTCTTCTTGAACAGCAGCGACAGGCCTCTTGTGTACTCCTGGGTTCATTGGATACTTTTAATGGGGTACCATGGGGCACAAATGTGGTCTGGGACGGGATGCCTTCATCGGCTCCTAGGAGCATCGGCAATAACAGCGTGACTGAGACTGACCCAGTCTCAGTTGTTATCGGCCACGGTCTACTCCGAGCTATTTCATCGAGACATACGCAGGAGGAGGCGGTGTCATACAACACAGTTATATTGGCCGCGTATTGTACACGGGCACTTGACTGCTGGAAGGAATATTTAAATTGCGACGTATCAGAGGGACTGTACACAGAATACCTCAGACAGTTCCCAGTGTGCAACCGATGTGGTGCATCTTGTGTAATACCACCCCACGCACCAAACCTACTGACAGGGGATTGTATACCGCGATCGTGTATAGCGGTGCGCCAGTTAGATAGCATCATACTGGGGCCATTGTGTACCTCACTCTGTTCACGTGTGCAGCATACGATCATAGACAATGACGAGCTCGAGCGAAGACGATATGGGTCCTGCCGCAACAAACCGCAATTTACGCAATGGTGCATCACACATACTCGGGCGTActgtgaaagcagagagggGCAATATGACAAATCCGATCTCGCGCAGACATGCCGCCACGGGTACACAGGGGCGGGAGAGAGCACATGGACCCCGAACCTCCGCACACAAGCACTCGCGCAGGACAACGGAGGTCTTGACGAACCGGATCCATACTGGTGGCTCTGGCAGAAGCGGGAAC
The window above is part of the Gasterosteus aculeatus chromosome 16, fGasAcu3.hap1.1, whole genome shotgun sequence genome. Proteins encoded here:
- the LOC144388786 gene encoding uncharacterized protein LOC144388786 translates to MAITSRHNCPKGSLSNAASRACVNVISDTDDSRRVKMNTAPNNTLRDNLFMRRVADQQQTLDQYGHQSVRYDRQFKPSSSYTKHRTTAARGSRVLEFGRLNRPRSRPRPDPGPNSPRQSQANRLGVQSNERPRYNPYDNTRPHDKHGRQRSQTTADDWGRSGPAETRGQYTSVPRSGSLRKDELNRNGGYRQHKGPPMYGHPNPMNNAYKIPKANHGDREQRTTHDAHVFHCTGNQTNQSDPCMTRGPPIGGGTSRKREWKEPMASTSTVLSSESEEEGEDTSDKRGTIPVTSTGACVTTREAGSGSDSESSESSSSSSSSSSSSSSESSDSEDESEKAPALTAPASTAPAKKAPAPTAPAPKAPAPKAPGPKAPAPKAPAPKAPAPKAPAPKAPGPRAPGSKAPGSKAPAKKATAKRANVPKVPPQKGAVPKKVVVPKRPRLTRDALGATTAGTSSGCKKANNAGASNDTLGATTSVTSSSCKNTHDEGASRESPEHMIALEKKVAVVTLRRMTLPSVAPACSPYKDDWTSIAAPVADVSVPPDTTNAPATVTTFLRAPLDSEVYVPSIDLTSDGEDDDTAEGDTDRLNTAIPPAPEKDPVPLDTIGQGIGGGWQIDGTCVIGDDQDRTNSAIESILGTEDPDAISAVRSVYQNNDTYLDVDSFVRDPLEQHCDEVEQTVCESPLMRSSTQHNSRVINPPLEKRRGYYTGKNRETIPMGTGQF